A segment of the Dehalococcoidia bacterium genome:
GTGGCGAGCCAAAAGACAGGGCGAACAGCCGCCAGTGAAGATATTGGTTGGTCCCATTGCCGTCGGCTGGGGTTTGTTCAACCTCGTTGAGGGGATTATTGACCATCACATTCTGGGCATCCACCATGTCCGATCAGGACCAGACCAGCTCCTCTGGGACCTCGCGTTCCTCGCCTTTGGGGCGATCCTGGTGGTCATCGGCTGGATGGTGGCGCGCGGCGGGCAACGGAAAAAGGCAACAGAGTAGTCAATGGTCATATTGGGCGGCTATGTACCTATCTGAAAACCCTCACCCCCTCTGTCCCCCGCTCCCTTGGCAAGGGAGCGGGGGAGGAAAAGAGAAGCTGGGGGACACCCCCAAGCCCCCGCCAGAGGGGGCGTATCCCCTCTGCACTCCCCGGCGCCGCGGTTTTCGGATAGGCT
Coding sequences within it:
- a CDS encoding DUF2243 domain-containing protein, producing MSENHNHTPFVTAGIVLGLGLGGFVDGIVLHQILQWHHMLTSAGFPPTSVGNLEVNTLADGLFHATTWVSTVIGLALLWRAKRQGEQPPVKILVGPIAVGWGLFNLVEGIIDHHILGIHHVRSGPDQLLWDLAFLAFGAILVVIGWMVARGGQRKKATE